The following coding sequences lie in one Thermithiobacillus tepidarius DSM 3134 genomic window:
- a CDS encoding phosphoribosyltransferase — MLFQNREEAARLLAERLAVYWGRNPLILAIPRGALPMAKIIADALDGELDVVLVRKIGAPGNPEFAIGSVDETGHVSLGDYARGYGVDEDYINAEVQAQMEIMRRRRAQYTPVHPPIDPAGRVVIVVDDGIATGSTMIAALRATRAKHPVKLVAATAVAPPDTIARIEREADEVVCLHTPEHFYAVGQFFRDFSQVSDEEVVEILRQSGREPSPGQGEGQ, encoded by the coding sequence AAGAGGCCGCGCGGCTGCTGGCGGAGCGGCTGGCCGTCTATTGGGGTCGGAATCCCTTGATCCTGGCCATTCCGCGCGGGGCGCTGCCCATGGCCAAGATCATCGCCGACGCGTTGGACGGCGAGCTGGACGTGGTGCTGGTGCGCAAGATCGGCGCGCCGGGCAACCCGGAGTTCGCCATCGGCTCGGTGGACGAGACCGGACACGTGTCGCTGGGCGATTACGCGCGCGGCTACGGCGTCGACGAGGATTACATCAATGCGGAGGTGCAGGCGCAGATGGAGATCATGCGCCGGCGCCGGGCCCAGTACACGCCGGTGCACCCGCCGATCGATCCGGCCGGGCGCGTGGTCATCGTGGTGGATGATGGCATTGCCACCGGTTCCACCATGATCGCCGCCCTGCGCGCGACCCGCGCCAAGCATCCCGTCAAGCTCGTCGCCGCCACGGCGGTGGCGCCGCCTGACACCATCGCGCGCATCGAGCGGGAGGCGGACGAGGTCGTCTGCCTGCACACGCCCGAGCATTTTTACGCGGTGGGGCAGTTCTTCCGGGATTTTTCCCAGGTCAGCGACGAGGAGGTGGTCGAGATCCTGCGGCAGAGCGGCCGGGAGCCGAGCCCGGGGCAGGGAGAGGGGCAGTAG
- a CDS encoding dienelactone hydrolase family protein, with translation MHSHGSITPVQIPADGVRLEGELAVPAGASAVVLFAHGSGSSRHSPRNTFVAGMLRQAGVGTLLFDLLTETEDRSYATRFDIDLLTERLLAATRWLQAQPAVRGCAIGYFGASTGAAAALKAAAALGNAVYAVVSRGGRPDLAMPLLDRVRSPTLLIVGGYDDVVIELNQQAYEQLRAEKELVIVPGATHLFEEPGTLEEVARLAADWFTRHLPAR, from the coding sequence ATGCACAGCCACGGCAGCATCACGCCGGTGCAGATTCCGGCCGACGGCGTCCGGCTCGAAGGCGAGCTGGCGGTGCCGGCGGGGGCCTCCGCCGTGGTGCTCTTCGCCCACGGCAGCGGCAGCAGCCGCCACAGCCCGCGCAACACCTTCGTCGCGGGGATGCTGCGCCAGGCCGGGGTCGGCACGCTGCTTTTCGACCTGCTCACCGAAACGGAAGACCGCAGCTACGCCACCCGCTTCGACATCGACCTGCTGACCGAGCGCCTGCTCGCCGCCACGCGCTGGCTGCAAGCCCAGCCCGCCGTCCGCGGCTGCGCCATCGGTTACTTCGGCGCCAGCACCGGCGCGGCGGCGGCGCTGAAGGCCGCGGCCGCGTTGGGCAACGCCGTCTACGCGGTGGTGTCGCGCGGCGGGCGCCCGGATCTGGCCATGCCGCTGCTGGACCGCGTGCGGTCGCCCACGCTGCTGATCGTCGGCGGCTACGACGACGTGGTGATCGAGCTCAACCAGCAGGCCTACGAACAATTGCGAGCGGAGAAGGAACTGGTCATCGTGCCCGGCGCGACCCACCTCTTCGAGGAGCCGGGCACCCTGGAGGAAGTCGCGCGGCTGGCGGCCGACTGGTTCACGCGGCACCTGCCGGCGCGCTGA